The genomic segment TGTTGACTGCGGTGTAGACGTCGATGCCGTTGGCCAGCAGTTCCAACACGTCGAGATAGCGCTTGGGATGGCGGCTGCCCGGGGCGTTGCTGTGGGCAAGCTCGTCGACGATGGCGAGCTGCGGCCGCCTGGCGAGCACCGCATCGAGGTCCATCTCTTCGAGAACCTGCCCTTTGTAAGGAATGCGCCGGCGCGGCACGGTCTCCAGGCCGGCAAGCAAGGCCTCGGTCTCGGCACGACCGTGGGTCTCGGCATAGCCGATCACCACATCGACCCCGGCCTTGGCGCGGGCGTGCGCGCTCTGCAGCATGGCGTAAGTCTTCCCGACGCCAGGCGCGGCCCCAAGGAAGACCTTGAGCCGGCCCGTGCCGGGCTCCTGCCGCCTCGCCTGTTCAAGCAAGGCGTCCGGAGAGGGTCGCGACGGCGGCTCAACGCGCGGATCAGGCATGGGAGAAATATATCCGACCGCAACAGCCTCGCCTAGCGGCGCGCCTTAGCGCGGCGCCGCGGCGTCGAGCGCGAGATTGAGCTTCAGCACGTTGACCCGCGACTCGCCGAGCACGCCGCCGAGCGGCTGCTCGATCGAGGCGCCGACCAGCTTCCGGATCTGCTCCTCCGGCACACCGCGCGCCTTGGCGACGCGCGGCACCTGAAACAGCGCGCCCTCCGGCGAGATGTCCGGGTCGAGCCCGCTGCCGCTGGTGGTGACGAGATCGACCGGAATCGGCGCTGCCGGGTTCTCCGCCTTCAGCTTGGCGACGTCCTCACTCAGACGATCCGCCAGAGCCTTGCTGGTCGGACCCAGATTAGAGCCGCCGGAGTTGGCCGCATTATACGGCGCCGAGATTGTCTTGGTGGAGTCGGCCGGATCGGGAGCGACCGTCGCCGACGGCCGACCATGGAAATACTCGTCGCCCTTGAACTCCTGCCCAATCAGCGCCGAGCCGACTACCTTGCCTCCCCGCTCGACCAGGCTTCCCTGGGCCTGATACGGAAACAGCACGGTAGCAAGGCCGGTCACGGCGAGCGGATAGGCCAGGCCTGTGATCATGGTGAGCGCCAGCAGCGACACGACGGCGGGACGAACTTCCTTCAACATGACGACTTCTCCTCACACCAGATGCAGGGCCGAGACGGCAAGGTCGATCACCTTGATGCCGATGAAGGGCACCAGGATGCCGCCGAGGCCGTAGACCAGCAGATTCCGCCGCAGCAGCGCCGCGGCTCCGACCGGCCGATACGAGACGCCCTTCAGCGCGAGCGGGATCAGCGCGATGATGATCAGCGCGTTGAAGATGATCGCCGACAGGATCGCGCTCTGCGGGCTGGCGAGGTGCATGACGTTCAACACGCCGAGCTGCGGATAGAACGCCAGGAACATCGCCGGGATAATGGCGAAATACTTGGCGACGTCGTTGGCGATCGAGAATGTGGTCAGCGCGCCGCGCGTCATCAGCAGCTGTTTTCCGATCTCGACAACCTCGATCAGCTTGGTCGGATTGGAGTCAAGGTCGACCATGTTGCCGGCCTCGCGCGCTGCCTGGGTGCCGGAATTCATCGCCACACCAACATCAGCCTGTGCCAGCGCAGGGGCGTCGTTGGTGCCGTCGCCGCACATCGCCACAAGCTTGCCCTTCGCCTGCTCGTCGCGGATCAGCCTGAGCTTGTCTTCCGGTGTCGCCTGAGCGAGGAAATCGTCGACGCCGGCTTCAGCAGCGATCGCCGCCGCGGTCATCGGATTGTCGCCGGTGATCATCACCGTGCGGATGCCCATCCGTCGCAGTTCGGCGAAGCGCTCGCGGATGCCGCCCTTGACGATGTCCTTGAGCTGGATAACGCCGAGCAGCTTGCCATCGCGGGCCACCGCAAGCGGCGTACCACCCGCCTTGGCAATCTCGTCGGCGATCGCCACCAGTTCGCGAGCGCCCTCCACGTTCGCGGCCGTCTCGATCGCGCGCGCGGCGTTGCCCTGGATCGAAGCTACGCCGGGGACGGCCGAGACAGAGGCCAGGATCGAGTCGACCGCGCCCTTGCGGATCGACGATCCGCCGATGTCGACGCCGCTCATCCGGGTCTGCGCGGTGAACGGAATGAAGTGAGCGCCGAGCTCGGCCAGATCACGACCGCGGATGCCGTGCTTCTCCTTAGCCAGCACCACAATCGACCGGCCTTCCGGCGTTTCGTCGGCAAGAGACGCCATCTGTGCAGCATCGGCAAGATCGCGCTCGCTGACGCCACGCACCGGACGGAACGCGGTCGCCTGGCGATTGCCGAGCGTGATGGTGCCGGTTTTGTCGAGCAGCAACGTGTCGACGTCACCGGCGGCCTCGACGGCACGGCCCGACATCGCCAGCACGTTGAAGCGTACCAGCCGGTCCATGCCGGCGATGCCGATCGCCGACAGCAGCGCACCGATCGTGGTCGGGATCAGCGTGACGAACAGCGCCACCAGGATCACCACGGAGATCTGCCCGCCCGCATAAGCAGCAAAGCTCGGAATCGTCACGGTGGCGAACACGAAGATGATGGTGAGGCCGGCGAGCAGAATGTTGAGCGCGATCTCATTCGGGGTCTTCTGCCGTTCCGCGCCTTCGACCAGCTTGATCATGCGGTCGAGGAACGAATGGCCGACTTCCGCGGTGATCCGCACCACGATGCGATCGGAGATCACCGTGGTGCCGCCGGTCACCGCCGAACGGTCGCCGCCGGACTCGCGGATCACCGGCGCGGACTCGCCGGTGATGGCCGCTTCGTTGACCGAGGCCACGCCTTCGACCACCTCGCCGTCGCCGGGGATCACGTCTCCGGCTTCGACCAGGACCATATCGCCGACCGAAAGGTGCTCGGCCGCGACGCCTTCATACAGCTCGGTATTGCCCGGCATCAGCAGCCGCTTGGCGACAGTGCCGACCCGGGTCTCGCGCAGCGTATTGGCCTGGGCCTTGCCGCGCCCTTCGGCGACCGCCTCCGCGAAGTTCGCAAACAGCACCGTGAACCACAGCCACAGGATGATCTGCCCGGTGAACCACAGATCCGCGCTGCCGGTGACGAGGTCGCGTACGAACAGCACCGTGGTCAGCGCAGCGACCACTTCCACCACGAACATCACCGGGTTTTTGATCATCACCCGAGGATCGAGCTTGGCGAACGACGTGCCGATCGCCGGCAACACGATCTTCGGGTCGAGCAAGGTCGACGACTTGCCGCGTGTCTTGATTTGAACCGCATCCATCGCAGTCACTCCGAATTCTCAGAACAGTGTCTTGGCCGACATCGAGACCTGCTCGACGATCGGGCCGAGCGCGAGCGCCGGGAAGAAGGTCAACCCACCGATGATCAGGATCACGCCGACGACCAGGCCGACGAACAGCCCGCCGGTGGTCGGCAACGTGCCAGCCGACGGCGGCACCAGCTTCTTGCCGGCAAGCGATCCGGCGATCGCCATCGTCGGTACGATCATCATGAACCGGCCGACGAACATCGCTGTCGCCAAGGTGAGGTTGTAGAAGAAGGTGTTGCCGGTGAGCCCGCCGAATGCCGACCCGTTGTTCGCGGTCGCCGACGTGAAGGCGTACAGCACCTCGCTGAAGCCATGCGGTCCGGCATTGCCCATCGAGGCGACCGCCGACGGCAGGACCACGGCGATAGCGGTCCAGCCGAGATACATCAGCGGAAGCACCAGGATCGCCAGCATCGCCATTTTCACTTCGCGGGCTTCGATCTTCTTGCCGACATATTCCGGGGTGCGCCCGACCATCAGCCCGGCGACGAAGATCGCCAGCACGACGAACAGCAGCATGCCGTACAGGCCGGCGCCGACGCCGCCGACGATGATCTCGCCGAGCTGCATGTTGATCAGTGGGATCATGCCGCCGAGCGCCGTGAAGGAATCGTGCATCGCGTTCACCGCGCCGCAGGAGGCGGCCGTGGTCACCACTGCGAACAGCGCCGACGCCACGATGCCGAACCGGACCTCCTTGCCTTCCATGTTGCCGCCGGTGATCCCGAGCGCATCAAGCGTCGCCGTTCCGGAAGCCTCGGCCCAGTAAGCAACCGCAATCCCCACCACGAACAGCACGCCCATGACGCCGAGGATAGCCCAGCCCTGCCGCTGATTGCCGATCATCCGGCCGAACACATTGGTGAGCGCGGCGCCGAGCACAAAGATCGACAACATCTGCACGAAATTGGACAGCGCTGTCGGGTTCTCGAACGGATGCGCGGCGTTGGCATTGAAGAAGCCGCCGCCATTGGTGCCCAGCATCTTGATTGCAACCTGCGAGGCGACAGGACCAACCGCGATCGTCTGCTTCGCTCCTTCGAGCGTAGTCGCGTCGACGTAGCTGCCCAAGGTCTGCGGCATGCCCTGCCACACCAGGAACAGCGCATAGGGAATACAGATCGGCAGCAGCACGTACAGCGTGCAGCGGGTGATATCGACCCAGAAGTTTCCAATGGTGCGCACCGATGCACGCGAGAAGCCGCGGATCAACGCCATCGCCAAGACGATACCGGTCGCGGCAGACAAGAAGTTCTGGTGTGTCAGCGCCAGCATCTGCGACAGATAGGACAGCGTGCTCTCGCCGCCGTAGTTCTGCCAGTTGGTGTTGGTGAGGAAGCTGATCGCCGTGTTGAACGCCAGATCCGGCGCCACCGCACCCTGCTCCGCAGGATTGAACGGCAGCAGCGCCTGCAGACGCAATACCGCGTAGATGATCGCGAAACCGCCGATGTGAAACAGCAGCATCGCCAGGGTGAAGGTCAGCCAATGCTGTTCCTGCTTTGGATCGACACCAGCTGCGCGATACAGCACTGTCTCGACCGGGCGCAGTACGGGCGTCAGCGGCGTCCACTCGCCGGCAAAGACGCGCGTCATGTACCAGCCGAGCGGCTTGACCAGTGCGACCACGACGGCGCCGAACAACGCAATTTGACACCAACCAATGAAGGTCATGGGTTTCGTCCTTGTTGTGCGTAGAGAACCGGCCTGAACTCAGAACCGTTCGGGACGCAGCAGCGCGTAGGTGAGATAAGCGAGCAGTCCCGCGGTCACGGCGCCCGCCAAGGCATAATCGATCGTCATCGCGGCTCTCCTAAAGACGCTCACACGCATAGGCGTAGCTGATCGCCAGCGTGAACAGTCCGGCGCATAGCGCCAGCATCAGAATGTCGGACATTGCAGGCCTCTTCTGCGACGGGCATCGTCATCAACGTGCCCTACTCGTGCCCTGCCGAAGTGCCACTCGCCGCGTAGGTTTTCGAGATCGCCGCGGCGACGAAAATATATGAAAGCTATAAAGGCGTCGGTCGGCGCCCATCTCGTGGGGACTACCCGGATCGAACGATCGGTCGTTTCCGTCGCGGTGACGACGCCGCTTCTGGCAGCTGACCGCGGTGGATGCCGACCGAGGAGAACGAAGTCATCATCGCGGCGGGCGACGACCTCGAAGCTCGAGCTCGACCCTCAGCCTGTGCAGTTTCGCAGCGGCGATCACGCCCTTGGCCGAACGCAGCACAACCAAAATGCCGCGGAGCAATCGTCGCAAGATGGATGGCACCAGGTATCGAGCGGAGGATGATCCTCGCACGGAAGACGAAGGTTGGATGCGGGGATATCGACGATCAGGCCGGAAGCCCGCCTCGATCCGGCTGTTCGGCGTCGCTGACATGGCGTTGTCCTTGCTCCTCGACCGCCACGACATGGATTGTCGCGCCGTGTAATTTCCAGGCAGGCCGACATGC from the Rhodopseudomonas palustris genome contains:
- a CDS encoding K(+)-transporting ATPase subunit F; translation: MTIDYALAGAVTAGLLAYLTYALLRPERF
- the kdpB gene encoding potassium-transporting ATPase subunit KdpB, whose translation is MDAVQIKTRGKSSTLLDPKIVLPAIGTSFAKLDPRVMIKNPVMFVVEVVAALTTVLFVRDLVTGSADLWFTGQIILWLWFTVLFANFAEAVAEGRGKAQANTLRETRVGTVAKRLLMPGNTELYEGVAAEHLSVGDMVLVEAGDVIPGDGEVVEGVASVNEAAITGESAPVIRESGGDRSAVTGGTTVISDRIVVRITAEVGHSFLDRMIKLVEGAERQKTPNEIALNILLAGLTIIFVFATVTIPSFAAYAGGQISVVILVALFVTLIPTTIGALLSAIGIAGMDRLVRFNVLAMSGRAVEAAGDVDTLLLDKTGTITLGNRQATAFRPVRGVSERDLADAAQMASLADETPEGRSIVVLAKEKHGIRGRDLAELGAHFIPFTAQTRMSGVDIGGSSIRKGAVDSILASVSAVPGVASIQGNAARAIETAANVEGARELVAIADEIAKAGGTPLAVARDGKLLGVIQLKDIVKGGIRERFAELRRMGIRTVMITGDNPMTAAAIAAEAGVDDFLAQATPEDKLRLIRDEQAKGKLVAMCGDGTNDAPALAQADVGVAMNSGTQAAREAGNMVDLDSNPTKLIEVVEIGKQLLMTRGALTTFSIANDVAKYFAIIPAMFLAFYPQLGVLNVMHLASPQSAILSAIIFNALIIIALIPLALKGVSYRPVGAAALLRRNLLVYGLGGILVPFIGIKVIDLAVSALHLV
- the kdpA gene encoding potassium-transporting ATPase subunit KdpA; the protein is MTFIGWCQIALFGAVVVALVKPLGWYMTRVFAGEWTPLTPVLRPVETVLYRAAGVDPKQEQHWLTFTLAMLLFHIGGFAIIYAVLRLQALLPFNPAEQGAVAPDLAFNTAISFLTNTNWQNYGGESTLSYLSQMLALTHQNFLSAATGIVLAMALIRGFSRASVRTIGNFWVDITRCTLYVLLPICIPYALFLVWQGMPQTLGSYVDATTLEGAKQTIAVGPVASQVAIKMLGTNGGGFFNANAAHPFENPTALSNFVQMLSIFVLGAALTNVFGRMIGNQRQGWAILGVMGVLFVVGIAVAYWAEASGTATLDALGITGGNMEGKEVRFGIVASALFAVVTTAASCGAVNAMHDSFTALGGMIPLINMQLGEIIVGGVGAGLYGMLLFVVLAIFVAGLMVGRTPEYVGKKIEAREVKMAMLAILVLPLMYLGWTAIAVVLPSAVASMGNAGPHGFSEVLYAFTSATANNGSAFGGLTGNTFFYNLTLATAMFVGRFMMIVPTMAIAGSLAGKKLVPPSAGTLPTTGGLFVGLVVGVILIIGGLTFFPALALGPIVEQVSMSAKTLF
- a CDS encoding K(+)-transporting ATPase subunit C — protein: MLKEVRPAVVSLLALTMITGLAYPLAVTGLATVLFPYQAQGSLVERGGKVVGSALIGQEFKGDEYFHGRPSATVAPDPADSTKTISAPYNAANSGGSNLGPTSKALADRLSEDVAKLKAENPAAPIPVDLVTTSGSGLDPDISPEGALFQVPRVAKARGVPEEQIRKLVGASIEQPLGGVLGESRVNVLKLNLALDAAAPR